A stretch of Prunus dulcis chromosome 6, ALMONDv2, whole genome shotgun sequence DNA encodes these proteins:
- the LOC117631838 gene encoding UDP-glycosyltransferase 71K1-like isoform X2 codes for MEKVRLVFIPAPRSGHLVSTLQFAKRLIAREERISITILAIQSASPTTLSSYAKSVAASEPKIQLIDVPKPQPEHPPAQDSFKSPAKSFSLYIESHLPNVKKIVTNLVSSSHASESLDSIHVAGLVVDFFCVSMIDVAKELHLPTYLFMTNNAGYQALMLHLPIRHKHNEVEPKDSDPEWLISVPPRVLPAALTDGSYSAYVKVASRFRETRGIIANTFVELETYAINSFFHDGQTPPVYPVGPVIDLEDCQAHSNLEQAQRDKIIRWLDDLPQSSVVFLCFGSMGSFGAEQVKEIAVGLEQSGQRFLWALRMPPPKGKGMMPIDCPNPEEVLPDGFLERTHGKGLICGWAPQVEVLAHKATGGFVSHCGWNSILESLWHGVPIVTWPMYAEQQLNAFRMVKELGLALEMRLDYKKGGGEVVRADEIERAVVAVMDKESEVRKKVKQMGEMTRKAVKDGGSSFAYVGRFIEDVIGNNCGSN; via the exons ATGGAGAAAGTAAGACTTGTGTTCATCCCAGCACCACGTTCCGGCCACCTTGTATCAACCCTGCAATTTGCAAAGCGACTCATCGCTCGAGAGGAAAGAATTTCAATCACCATTCTTGCAATCCAATCAGCCTCTCCTACCACCTTAAGTTCTTATGCAAAATCTGTTGCAGCCTCAGAGCCCAAAATCCAACTCATTGATGTCCCAAAACCTCAACCAGAGCACCCACCTGCACAAGACTCATTTAAGTCACCAGCAAAATCTTTCTCTCTTTACATTGAAAGCCACCTACCCAATGTCAAGAAAATCGTCACCAACCTCGTCTCATCATCCCATGCTAGCGAGAGTTTGGATTCAATTCATGTTGCTGGGCTGGTGGTTGATTTCTTCTGTGTGTCCATGATTGATGTGGCCAAGGAACTCCATCTTCCCACTTATCTTTTCATGACAAACAATGCAGGATATCAAGCTCTCATGCTCCACCTTCCGATCCGGCATAAACATAACGAAGTTGAGCCAAAAGACTCCGATCCAGAATGGTTAATTTCAG TGCCTCCTAGAGTTCTGCCTGCGGCTTTGACAGATGGTAGCTACTCTGCTTATGTTAAGGTGGCTTCGAGATTTCGAGAGACTAGAGGCATTATAGCAAACACGTTTGTTGAGTTAGAGACATATGCTATCAACTCATTTTTCCATGACGGCCAAACCCCTCCGGTGTACCCAGTTGGACCGGTGATCGATCTCGAGGACTGTCAGGCTCATTCCAATCTAGAGCAGGCACAGCGTGACAAGATCATCAGATGGCTTGATGATCTGCCTCAGTCCTCTgttgtgtttttatgttttggcaGCATGGGGAGCTTTGGCGCAGAGCAAGTGAAAGAGATAGCTGTTGGGCTTGAGCAGAGCGGGCAGAGGTTCTTGTGGGCTCTGCGCATGCCACCACCCAAAGGCAAAGGAATGATGCCAATCGATTGCCCAAATCCTGAGGAGGTTTTGCCAGATGGGTTCTTGGAGAGGACCCATGGGAAGGGACTCATCTGCGGGTGGGCCCCGCAGGTGGAAGTCTTGGCCCACAAGGCAACCGGTGGGTTTGTTTCTCATTGTGGATGGAATTCAATCTTGGagagcttgtggcatggagTGCCTATTGTGACATGGCCTATGTATGCAGAGCAGCAGCTGAATGCTTTTAGAATGGTGAAGGAGTTGGGATTGGCATTGGAGATGAGGCTGGATTACAAGAAAGGCGGTGGTGAGGTTGTGAGAGcagatgagattgagagagctGTGGTTGCTGTCATGGACAAGGAGAGTGAGGTGAGGAAGAAAGTGAAACAGATGGGAGAGATGACCAGAAAAGCTGTGAAGGATGGTGGGTCTTCCTTTGCTTATGTTGGAAGATTTATTGAGGATGTGATTGGAAACAATTGTGGTTCCAATTGA
- the LOC117631838 gene encoding UDP-glycosyltransferase 71K1-like isoform X1: MEKVRLVFIPAPRSGHLVSTLQFAKRLIAREERISITILAIQSASPTTLSSYAKSVAASEPKIQLIDVPKPQPEHPPAQDSFKSPAKSFSLYIESHLPNVKKIVTNLVSSSHASESLDSIHVAGLVVDFFCVSMIDVAKELHLPTYLFMTNNAGYQALMLHLPIRHKHNEVEPKDSDPEWLISGIVHPVPPRVLPAALTDGSYSAYVKVASRFRETRGIIANTFVELETYAINSFFHDGQTPPVYPVGPVIDLEDCQAHSNLEQAQRDKIIRWLDDLPQSSVVFLCFGSMGSFGAEQVKEIAVGLEQSGQRFLWALRMPPPKGKGMMPIDCPNPEEVLPDGFLERTHGKGLICGWAPQVEVLAHKATGGFVSHCGWNSILESLWHGVPIVTWPMYAEQQLNAFRMVKELGLALEMRLDYKKGGGEVVRADEIERAVVAVMDKESEVRKKVKQMGEMTRKAVKDGGSSFAYVGRFIEDVIGNNCGSN, encoded by the exons ATGGAGAAAGTAAGACTTGTGTTCATCCCAGCACCACGTTCCGGCCACCTTGTATCAACCCTGCAATTTGCAAAGCGACTCATCGCTCGAGAGGAAAGAATTTCAATCACCATTCTTGCAATCCAATCAGCCTCTCCTACCACCTTAAGTTCTTATGCAAAATCTGTTGCAGCCTCAGAGCCCAAAATCCAACTCATTGATGTCCCAAAACCTCAACCAGAGCACCCACCTGCACAAGACTCATTTAAGTCACCAGCAAAATCTTTCTCTCTTTACATTGAAAGCCACCTACCCAATGTCAAGAAAATCGTCACCAACCTCGTCTCATCATCCCATGCTAGCGAGAGTTTGGATTCAATTCATGTTGCTGGGCTGGTGGTTGATTTCTTCTGTGTGTCCATGATTGATGTGGCCAAGGAACTCCATCTTCCCACTTATCTTTTCATGACAAACAATGCAGGATATCAAGCTCTCATGCTCCACCTTCCGATCCGGCATAAACATAACGAAGTTGAGCCAAAAGACTCCGATCCAGAATGGTTAATTTCAG GTATTGTCCATCCAGTGCCTCCTAGAGTTCTGCCTGCGGCTTTGACAGATGGTAGCTACTCTGCTTATGTTAAGGTGGCTTCGAGATTTCGAGAGACTAGAGGCATTATAGCAAACACGTTTGTTGAGTTAGAGACATATGCTATCAACTCATTTTTCCATGACGGCCAAACCCCTCCGGTGTACCCAGTTGGACCGGTGATCGATCTCGAGGACTGTCAGGCTCATTCCAATCTAGAGCAGGCACAGCGTGACAAGATCATCAGATGGCTTGATGATCTGCCTCAGTCCTCTgttgtgtttttatgttttggcaGCATGGGGAGCTTTGGCGCAGAGCAAGTGAAAGAGATAGCTGTTGGGCTTGAGCAGAGCGGGCAGAGGTTCTTGTGGGCTCTGCGCATGCCACCACCCAAAGGCAAAGGAATGATGCCAATCGATTGCCCAAATCCTGAGGAGGTTTTGCCAGATGGGTTCTTGGAGAGGACCCATGGGAAGGGACTCATCTGCGGGTGGGCCCCGCAGGTGGAAGTCTTGGCCCACAAGGCAACCGGTGGGTTTGTTTCTCATTGTGGATGGAATTCAATCTTGGagagcttgtggcatggagTGCCTATTGTGACATGGCCTATGTATGCAGAGCAGCAGCTGAATGCTTTTAGAATGGTGAAGGAGTTGGGATTGGCATTGGAGATGAGGCTGGATTACAAGAAAGGCGGTGGTGAGGTTGTGAGAGcagatgagattgagagagctGTGGTTGCTGTCATGGACAAGGAGAGTGAGGTGAGGAAGAAAGTGAAACAGATGGGAGAGATGACCAGAAAAGCTGTGAAGGATGGTGGGTCTTCCTTTGCTTATGTTGGAAGATTTATTGAGGATGTGATTGGAAACAATTGTGGTTCCAATTGA